A single genomic interval of Heterodontus francisci isolate sHetFra1 chromosome 45, sHetFra1.hap1, whole genome shotgun sequence harbors:
- the LOC137356174 gene encoding zinc finger protein 135-like, translating into MLQNSPVIPWSPEVEGAEPVSAGSLGRDEERQGESVHLSASAGGAESPREMPSEEKEEEEEGIADCQGATGVSEEDGDVTFALPRGGFIGPSGVLEPRYVAAAEAGPSSSSSCAGGGGEKPFRCTVCEKAFSRSNALLVHQRVHTGERPYPCPVCGKRFSQSSSLIQHQRIHTGAKPYRCGLCDRRFRFSSDLSSHRRTHTGEKPYRCGVCNKSFRLPSHLSSHLRTHTGEKPYRCGVCGKSFGISAKLVQHWRIHTGERPFSCSVCHKSFIQSYSLVYHQRVHTGERPYQCPLCAKSFTLASLLKTHQRVHTGERPYQCPVCSRHFATSSNLKSHQRVHTGEKPYPCGVCGRRFTKSSHAKKHQRVHADRGGEQQAAEVATDRCPSQASDLKP; encoded by the coding sequence atgctgcagaattCGCCGGTCATTCCCTGGAGCCCGGAGGTGGAGGGAGCGGAGCCGGTGAGCGCCGGGAGCCTTGGCCGAGACGAGGAGCGACAGGGAGAGTCGGTCCACCTGTCTGCGTCTGCGGGAGGTGCGGAGAGCCCGAGGGAGATGCCGtcggaggagaaggaggaagaggaggaggggatcgCTGACTGTCAGGGGGCCACCGGCGTCTCGGAGGAGGACGGAGATGTCACTTTTGCTCTTCCCCGGGGGGGTTTCATTGGCCCGTcgggggtgctggagccccggtatgTGGCCGCGGCAGAAGCgggtccctcctcctcctcctcctgcgcgGGCGGGGGTGGGGAGAAGCCCTTCCGCTGCACGGTTTGCGAGAAGGCTTTCTCGCGCTCCAACGCCCTGCTGGTGCACCAGCGGGTGCACACGGGCGAGCGGCCCTATCCCTGCCCCGTGTGCGGCAAGCGCTTCTCCCAGTCGTCCTCCCTCATCCAGCACCAGCGCATCCACACCGGGGCCAAGCCGTACCGCTGCGGCTTGTGCGATCGCCGTTTCCGCTTCTCCTCCGACCTCTCCAGCCACCGGCGCACCCACACGGGCGAGAAGCCCTACCGCTGTGGGGTGTGCAACAAGAGCTTCCGCCTGCCCTCGCACCTCTCCAGCCACCTGCGCACCCACACGGGCGAGAAGCCCTACCGCTGTGGGGTGTGCGGCAAGAGCTTCGGCATCTCGGCCAAGTTGGTGCAGCACTGGCGTATCCACACCGGCGAGCGCCCCTTCAGCTGCTCCGTCTGCCACAAGAGCTTCATCCAGTCCTACTCGCTGGTCTACCACCAGCGGGTCCACACGGGCGAGCGCCCCTACCAGTGCCCGCTCTGCGCCAAGAGCTTCACCCTGGCCTCCCTGCTCAAGACCCACCAGCGGGTCCACACCGGCGAGCGCCCCTACCAGTGCCCGGTCTGCTCCCGCCACTTCGCCACCTCCTCCAACCTCAAGTCCCACCAGCGGGTCCACACGGGGGAGAAGCCCTACCCCTGCGGGGTCTGCGGGCGCCGCTTCACCAAGTCCTCGCACGCCAAGAAGCACCAGCGGGTGCACGCCGACCGGGGTGGGGAGCAGCAGGCGGCG